Proteins encoded in a region of the Verrucomicrobiota bacterium genome:
- the cas2 gene encoding CRISPR-associated endonuclease Cas2, whose translation MLVAYDICDARRLTRVAHVCEDYGVRVQYSLFECRLEEDEFSDFWLKLLEEIDVKEDRVVAYKIDARSARETLTAGTMVCSEKAVCYLV comes from the coding sequence ATTCTCGTCGCTTACGATATCTGTGACGCCAGGCGCTTGACCCGCGTTGCCCACGTCTGTGAGGACTACGGGGTGCGCGTGCAATACAGCCTCTTCGAGTGCCGCCTGGAGGAGGACGAATTCAGCGACTTCTGGCTCAAGCTTCTCGAGGAGATCGATGTAAAAGAAGACCGCGTCGTCGCCTACAAGATCGACGCCCGTTCCGCCCGGGAGACCCTCACTGCGGGCACCATGGTTTGCTCGGAGAAAGCCGTATGCTACCTCGTCTGA